In Sporosarcina psychrophila, a genomic segment contains:
- the sigG gene encoding RNA polymerase sporulation sigma factor SigG, with protein MVRTRVEICGIDTSELPLLTNDVMKATFIRLQSGDHAAREELVIGNLRLVLSLVQRFAYRGEQADDLFQVGCIGLLKSIDNFDLKHNVRFSTYAVPMIIGEIKRHLRDHHSIRVSRSLRDTAYKAIRAKEQFINDNQREPRISDLSEATGIPADDILFALDAIQDPMSLHEPMNGDGGDPVFMMDQIQDKTVSEERWLTYVSVKETVSSMDERQQSILSKRFYLGQTQTEIAKELGISQAQISRLEKSAVQTIREGMEQ; from the coding sequence ATGGTGCGTACAAGAGTTGAAATTTGTGGAATCGATACGTCCGAATTGCCGTTACTCACAAACGACGTGATGAAAGCAACGTTTATCAGGTTACAGAGCGGAGATCATGCAGCAAGGGAAGAGCTCGTCATTGGCAATTTGCGTCTCGTCCTAAGTCTGGTCCAAAGATTCGCATACAGGGGGGAACAAGCGGATGATTTATTTCAAGTCGGATGTATCGGCTTGCTTAAATCAATTGACAACTTCGATTTGAAACATAATGTCAGATTTTCAACATACGCAGTCCCGATGATTATTGGAGAAATTAAAAGACATCTACGTGATCATCATTCAATACGAGTATCAAGATCACTTCGAGATACCGCTTATAAGGCAATAAGAGCGAAAGAGCAGTTCATTAATGATAATCAAAGAGAACCGCGAATATCGGATTTGTCTGAAGCAACAGGTATACCCGCCGATGATATTCTCTTTGCCCTTGATGCAATTCAAGATCCAATGTCCCTTCATGAGCCTATGAACGGTGACGGCGGTGATCCAGTATTTATGATGGATCAAATACAGGACAAAACGGTTTCAGAAGAACGGTGGCTGACGTATGTATCTGTTAAAGAAACTGTATCTAGTATGGATGAAAGACAACAATCAATTCTTTCAAAACGTTTTTATTTGGGACAAACGCAGACCGAAATCGCTAAGGAACTAGGCATTTCACAAGCCCAGATTTCCCGATTGGAGAAGAGTGCAGTTCAAACCAT
- the sigE gene encoding RNA polymerase sporulation sigma factor SigE, which yields MLYKFRKWMSIITSFFKRKSGTYYIGGHESLPKPLTREEEAITIQAFMEGDMNARDRLIEKNLRLVVYIARRFDNTNTHIEDLISIGAIGLIKAIETFKTDKNIKLATYASRCIENEILMHLRKTNKTRSEISFDEPLNSDADGNELLLSDILGTDEHIIIDDVERKIERQHMIEAITSLDERERYIMECRFGLTGQEEMTQKEVAELLGISQSYISRLEKKIISELRESLNHPIA from the coding sequence ATGCTGTATAAATTTAGAAAATGGATGTCGATAATCACTAGCTTTTTTAAAAGGAAAAGCGGCACATACTATATTGGAGGTCATGAGTCCCTTCCAAAGCCGTTGACCCGGGAAGAAGAAGCAATAACAATCCAAGCATTTATGGAAGGCGATATGAACGCGCGTGACAGACTAATTGAAAAAAACCTTCGTCTTGTTGTTTACATTGCACGTCGTTTTGATAACACAAATACACATATTGAAGATCTTATCAGTATAGGTGCAATCGGACTTATAAAGGCAATCGAAACTTTTAAGACCGACAAAAACATCAAGTTAGCCACATATGCATCCCGCTGTATTGAAAATGAGATTCTGATGCATCTTCGAAAAACAAACAAAACACGATCTGAGATTTCTTTTGATGAACCGTTAAATTCAGATGCGGACGGTAATGAATTACTATTATCGGATATTCTTGGCACAGATGAGCATATTATCATTGATGATGTCGAAAGAAAAATCGAGCGCCAGCATATGATTGAAGCAATTACGAGTCTCGATGAACGAGAGCGTTATATTATGGAATGCCGTTTCGGTTTGACGGGACAAGAGGAAATGACACAGAAAGAAGTAGCAGAACTGCTTGGGATTTCTCAATCCTATATTTCACGGCTCGAAAAAAAAATCATCTCGGAACTGCGTGAAAGCTTGAATCATCCGATTGCATAA
- a CDS encoding sigma-E processing peptidase SpoIIGA, with the protein MYGELIVGVNMLFNYAILSFANKVGNVQAARGRLLFASFAGAMPVVIFPSSVSVLVLSFICMTVCAFGKAFELWKKSATMVLIGAVFAGGLLTAFQYRIHMSSSAFTVLAYAVVAYISLYFMRKKWLDVRTARHVSELRASSVLSIWDAEVEVDVFVDSGNGCTEPLSGSPVHFVSLKVLEKHIPEDLMKPLLAWNPQGTPSMSEFPEGYHKQIRLIRLVTVQGQSWAVGFRFKQWVLGEGNVLQPGYIVVTKNDRRYPDGAGAILHVSAMESLNGERGTAYAV; encoded by the coding sequence ATGTATGGGGAACTCATTGTAGGAGTGAATATGCTATTCAATTATGCAATTCTTTCATTCGCCAACAAAGTAGGAAACGTACAAGCCGCCCGCGGACGATTATTGTTCGCCTCTTTTGCGGGTGCGATGCCTGTCGTTATTTTTCCATCATCGGTGAGTGTTTTGGTTTTATCTTTTATTTGCATGACTGTTTGCGCTTTTGGAAAGGCTTTTGAGCTGTGGAAAAAATCTGCGACAATGGTTTTGATAGGGGCGGTATTTGCTGGTGGTTTACTAACCGCTTTTCAATATCGCATCCATATGTCCAGTTCAGCGTTTACAGTTCTTGCCTATGCAGTTGTCGCATACATTTCTCTTTATTTCATGAGGAAAAAATGGCTTGATGTCAGAACTGCACGCCATGTTTCCGAGCTTCGTGCTTCTTCAGTTCTCTCTATTTGGGATGCTGAAGTAGAGGTTGATGTATTCGTCGATTCGGGTAACGGTTGCACGGAGCCATTGTCTGGTTCACCAGTCCATTTTGTTTCGTTAAAGGTGCTGGAAAAGCATATACCGGAAGATTTGATGAAGCCTTTGCTTGCTTGGAATCCTCAAGGAACACCTTCAATGTCGGAGTTTCCTGAGGGCTATCACAAACAAATAAGGCTGATTCGGTTAGTAACGGTGCAAGGACAGTCTTGGGCAGTTGGTTTTCGATTCAAGCAATGGGTTTTAGGAGAAGGGAACGTGCTGCAACCTGGTTATATTGTAGTGACAAAGAATGATCGTCGTTATCCGGACGGTGCGGGAGCAATCTTGCATGTATCCGCAATGGAGTCATTAAACGGGGAGAGGGGAACTGCTTATGCTGTATAA
- the ftsZ gene encoding cell division protein FtsZ encodes MLEFDTNVDALAVIKVIGVGGGGNNAVNRMIEHGVQGVEFIAVNTDAQALNLSTAEVKLQIGGKLTRGLGAGANPEVGKKAAEESREQIEEALRGSDMVFVTAGMGGGTGTGAAPVIAQIAKDLGALTVGVVTRPFTFEGRKRQTQAIGGITSMKESVDTLIVIPNDKLLEIVDKNTPMLEAFREADNVLRQGVQGISDLIAVPGLINLDFADVKTIMSNKGSALMGIGMSTGENRAAEAAKKAISSPLLETSIDGAKGVLMNITGGSNLSLFEVQEAADIVASASDEDVNMIFGSVINDNLKDEIIVTVIATGFSEEQLTVSRPARSPGFGASRTQPPTREQQPPTQQPPTRERSREEAPQFQQPEPTRQPQGNQQDDTLDIPTFLRNRRR; translated from the coding sequence ATGCTAGAATTCGATACGAATGTTGACGCGTTAGCAGTCATCAAAGTAATTGGTGTAGGCGGTGGCGGTAATAATGCTGTAAATAGAATGATTGAACATGGTGTGCAAGGCGTGGAATTTATCGCAGTTAATACAGATGCACAGGCATTAAACCTTTCGACTGCTGAAGTGAAATTACAAATTGGTGGCAAATTGACACGCGGACTTGGGGCAGGTGCGAATCCGGAAGTTGGTAAAAAAGCTGCCGAAGAAAGCAGAGAACAAATCGAAGAAGCATTGCGCGGATCTGATATGGTGTTCGTTACTGCAGGTATGGGCGGTGGAACAGGTACTGGGGCTGCTCCAGTCATCGCACAAATTGCGAAAGATTTGGGTGCTCTGACTGTTGGTGTTGTTACTAGGCCGTTCACTTTTGAAGGACGAAAACGCCAGACACAGGCAATCGGCGGTATAACATCTATGAAAGAATCTGTGGATACACTAATCGTCATACCAAATGATAAATTGCTTGAAATTGTAGATAAAAATACGCCAATGCTCGAAGCTTTCCGTGAAGCCGATAATGTACTACGTCAAGGGGTTCAAGGTATTTCCGACTTGATCGCTGTACCTGGACTTATCAACTTAGACTTTGCAGACGTTAAGACAATCATGTCCAATAAAGGCTCTGCTCTTATGGGAATCGGGATGTCTACGGGAGAAAATCGTGCGGCTGAAGCGGCGAAAAAAGCCATTTCAAGCCCACTACTCGAAACGTCAATCGACGGTGCAAAAGGTGTACTTATGAATATCACAGGCGGTTCAAACTTGAGCCTATTCGAAGTACAGGAAGCTGCAGATATCGTTGCTTCAGCTTCAGATGAAGATGTGAATATGATTTTCGGTTCTGTCATCAATGACAACTTGAAGGATGAAATTATCGTAACAGTCATTGCAACAGGCTTCAGCGAAGAGCAGCTTACCGTATCTCGTCCTGCAAGAAGCCCGGGCTTCGGTGCAAGTCGTACACAACCGCCAACGCGTGAGCAGCAACCGCCAACTCAACAGCCACCAACACGTGAGCGTAGCAGAGAGGAAGCGCCACAGTTCCAACAACCGGAACCAACACGCCAACCTCAAGGTAATCAACAAGATGACACGCTCGATATTCCGACGTTTTTACGCAATCGTCGTCGTTAA
- the ftsA gene encoding cell division protein FtsA, translating into MSQSELYVSLDIGSSSVKVLVGEVDGGSLHVIGVGNVQSAGIRKGTIIDIDATVQSIRKAVDQAERMIGMQIREVILGIPANGVSLQDVKGVVAVNSENREITDDDLDRVMKSAQVMSVPPDREIVNIIPKQFIVDDYDEITDPRGMIGVRLEMDGTLITTSKTLIHNILRCVERAGLVIQEIYLQPLAAGTFALTNDEKNHGSAFIDIGGGSTTVSIFGENRFMATAVIPVGGDHITKDLSIILKTPTEQARKIKHQYGHAFSDDASDDELFEVPVIGADSKDQYSQRYISEIIGVRLEELFDLVLEELYRMGVHDLPGGVVLTGGITKMDGILQLARHVLKTRVRIHTPEYIGVREPMYATAVGLIRYAHMQDSYFGHVPESATVSASDNHTPAPVNKKKSVDRNKEKKPGILDKAKKVFDNFFE; encoded by the coding sequence TTGAGCCAATCAGAATTATATGTATCACTTGATATAGGTTCTTCGTCAGTTAAGGTGTTAGTAGGTGAAGTGGATGGCGGATCCTTGCACGTTATCGGAGTTGGCAATGTTCAATCTGCGGGAATTCGGAAAGGGACAATCATCGATATTGATGCAACTGTCCAATCTATCCGAAAAGCGGTTGACCAGGCCGAAAGAATGATAGGGATGCAAATCCGTGAAGTCATTCTGGGCATTCCTGCAAATGGCGTTTCGTTACAGGACGTCAAAGGAGTTGTTGCAGTTAACTCGGAAAATCGTGAAATTACTGATGACGACCTCGATCGGGTTATGAAATCAGCGCAGGTCATGTCAGTTCCACCTGATCGGGAAATCGTTAACATCATTCCGAAACAATTTATTGTTGACGATTATGATGAAATAACGGATCCAAGGGGAATGATCGGTGTCCGGCTTGAAATGGACGGAACGCTTATTACTACATCAAAAACACTTATTCATAATATACTACGCTGCGTGGAACGAGCAGGTCTTGTAATCCAAGAAATCTACTTGCAACCGCTTGCTGCCGGTACGTTTGCTCTGACGAATGATGAAAAGAATCACGGCAGTGCATTTATTGATATCGGTGGTGGTTCTACCACAGTCTCCATTTTTGGCGAAAACCGATTCATGGCGACAGCAGTCATACCAGTTGGCGGGGATCATATTACAAAAGATCTTTCAATTATTTTGAAAACGCCAACTGAACAGGCAAGAAAAATTAAGCATCAGTATGGACATGCTTTCTCAGATGATGCATCGGATGATGAATTGTTTGAAGTACCTGTCATTGGTGCTGATTCAAAAGATCAGTACAGCCAAAGATACATATCGGAAATTATCGGTGTTCGGCTTGAAGAACTTTTTGATCTCGTTCTGGAAGAGCTGTACCGCATGGGCGTACATGATTTACCAGGTGGAGTCGTATTGACCGGTGGTATAACGAAGATGGATGGTATCCTACAATTAGCAAGACATGTGTTGAAAACAAGGGTCCGTATTCATACACCAGAGTATATCGGGGTAAGAGAACCGATGTATGCAACTGCGGTAGGACTTATACGCTATGCACATATGCAAGATTCTTATTTTGGTCATGTCCCTGAGTCAGCGACAGTTTCGGCTTCTGATAATCATACGCCGGCTCCGGTCAACAAGAAAAAGTCAGTAGACCGGAACAAAGAAAAGAAACCTGGTATTTTAGATAAAGCAAAGAAAGTCTTTGACAATTTCTTCGAATGA
- a CDS encoding small basic family protein yields MWLPLLGLVLGISMGLLSDIQIPQVYENYLSIAVLAALDTLFGGIRAHLQQVYDDKVFVSGFFFNIVLAAALAFLGVHLGVDLYLAAIFAFGVRLFQNIAVIRRILLVKWAERGKVTNTNAH; encoded by the coding sequence ATGTGGTTACCATTACTTGGTCTTGTACTCGGAATTTCGATGGGTCTATTATCAGACATTCAAATTCCACAGGTATATGAAAATTACTTATCAATTGCTGTACTGGCTGCCCTTGATACGCTATTCGGGGGCATCAGGGCTCATTTACAGCAAGTATACGATGATAAGGTGTTTGTATCTGGATTCTTCTTTAACATAGTACTGGCGGCCGCACTGGCATTTTTAGGAGTGCATCTAGGAGTCGATTTATATCTTGCGGCAATTTTTGCATTCGGTGTAAGGTTATTCCAAAATATCGCCGTTATTAGAAGGATTTTGCTTGTTAAATGGGCAGAGCGAGGGAAAGTTACCAACACAAATGCACATTAA
- a CDS encoding DUF881 domain-containing protein: MRKTIHWRFTLILLLVGFMTAIQFNSMKNPEERDTRDIWAIRQDLASEKQFHSELLSEIRELDKTILTYKSLNIENTGRALTQTVDKLYRQAGVTDVEGPGIIIKVRPAAESVAFGVPITGISPDLLTRFVNELNRFKGLIFEIDGKRYTILSSIRDINGMTTVNGLNVSTPPFSMKIISPTFADSEKVYNYLVASAIHDDFYLDDLILEVGKPEMAVEIRGYPERLENQFLEELPKGE, encoded by the coding sequence GTGAGAAAAACAATACATTGGAGATTCACGCTGATCTTGCTCCTTGTCGGGTTTATGACTGCCATCCAATTCAATTCGATGAAAAACCCAGAAGAACGAGATACGAGGGACATTTGGGCAATCCGTCAAGACCTGGCAAGTGAAAAGCAGTTCCACTCTGAATTGCTTTCTGAAATTCGGGAGTTGGACAAGACAATACTCACATACAAATCGTTAAATATAGAAAACACTGGGAGGGCGCTAACCCAAACAGTGGACAAGCTCTATCGGCAAGCGGGTGTTACTGACGTTGAAGGACCGGGCATTATTATCAAAGTTCGGCCAGCTGCTGAAAGTGTGGCCTTCGGTGTACCAATCACCGGAATATCTCCAGATCTACTCACTCGTTTTGTCAATGAGTTGAATCGTTTTAAAGGCCTCATTTTTGAAATTGATGGCAAACGATATACGATACTGAGCTCCATCAGAGATATTAATGGAATGACCACTGTGAATGGGTTGAATGTTTCAACACCGCCCTTTTCCATGAAAATCATTTCTCCGACCTTTGCAGACAGTGAAAAAGTATACAATTATTTAGTAGCCTCGGCGATTCACGATGACTTTTATCTGGATGATTTAATCCTTGAAGTTGGAAAACCAGAAATGGCGGTGGAAATCCGCGGTTATCCAGAAAGGCTGGAAAATCAGTTTTTAGAGGAATTGCCGAAAGGGGAATGA
- a CDS encoding DUF881 domain-containing protein: MKKVNDAYKKRGRSILFSVVFLVLGFILAFSYRTLGINQENDSTQSPAFNKEEDYREGLISQQERNKELTDEIAAKQEEIREYERSFSMGEKDHASLVDEAKNLRLLLGAIPAIGQGLKVTLKDADYDPVEQNPNDYIVHESHILRVVNELRISGAQGLAINGQRITSNSYIKCTGPVITVDGRTYPAPFVIEAIGDMDVLSSALHLKGGVIDSLIRDNIVVTTEQSKDIRLSALRNES; encoded by the coding sequence ATGAAGAAGGTGAATGATGCATACAAAAAGAGGGGAAGAAGTATTCTTTTTTCAGTTGTCTTTCTTGTGCTGGGTTTCATCCTCGCGTTTTCATATCGAACCCTCGGCATAAACCAGGAGAACGATAGTACTCAATCGCCTGCATTTAACAAGGAAGAGGATTACCGAGAAGGACTAATCAGTCAGCAGGAACGAAATAAGGAACTGACCGATGAAATCGCCGCCAAGCAGGAAGAGATACGTGAGTATGAACGTTCTTTCTCCATGGGGGAGAAGGATCATGCCAGTCTCGTTGATGAGGCGAAAAATCTTCGCTTGCTGCTTGGTGCAATCCCTGCTATCGGACAAGGTCTCAAAGTTACTTTGAAAGATGCCGATTATGATCCTGTTGAACAGAACCCGAACGATTATATTGTTCATGAAAGTCATATACTTCGGGTCGTCAATGAATTAAGGATTTCAGGAGCGCAAGGATTAGCGATAAATGGACAACGAATTACATCAAACTCTTATATAAAATGCACAGGACCAGTCATTACGGTTGATGGAAGAACTTATCCGGCGCCATTTGTTATAGAGGCGATTGGTGATATGGACGTTCTTTCTTCAGCCTTACATTTAAAAGGTGGTGTGATTGACAGCCTAATCAGGGATAATATCGTGGTCACTACAGAACAATCAAAGGATATTAGGCTGTCGGCTTTGCGCAATGAGAGTTGA
- a CDS encoding cell division protein FtsQ/DivIB, protein MDKVIDIEERIPSLREKRRRKTNKKFLFMLTVFVVALLAILYFQSPLSKLETIKVSGAVLHEQAFYEEKSGLTIDNSLWSFSTGDIEESMEKIEGVQKVSVSREWFRNIEIVITEWKTIAYLEDGGQYSLLLESGETFPTGMLLPEAESPVLNNFKNPDTLKRITAQLLKLDDTVYHLISEIIVTGDEKDSDSITVYMDDGFEVRAFISTFAEKMAYYPDVTAQLNSYEKGVIDMEVGTFFTPFSKVYGLVEEEEEPIDEEGE, encoded by the coding sequence ATGGACAAAGTCATTGACATCGAAGAGCGAATTCCATCCTTGCGGGAAAAGCGTCGCAGAAAAACAAATAAAAAATTCCTGTTCATGTTGACTGTGTTTGTTGTTGCACTCCTAGCTATCCTTTATTTTCAATCACCCCTTAGTAAGCTAGAGACGATTAAGGTTAGCGGTGCCGTTCTACATGAGCAGGCATTTTATGAAGAAAAAAGTGGTTTAACAATAGACAACTCTCTTTGGAGCTTCAGTACCGGTGACATCGAAGAATCTATGGAGAAAATTGAAGGCGTACAAAAGGTATCGGTGTCACGGGAATGGTTTAGGAATATTGAAATCGTAATTACCGAATGGAAGACGATTGCCTATCTTGAAGACGGGGGACAATATAGTTTACTGTTAGAAAGTGGGGAAACGTTCCCAACCGGGATGTTGTTGCCTGAGGCTGAATCGCCTGTCTTAAATAATTTCAAAAATCCTGATACACTGAAGCGGATAACAGCACAGTTGCTGAAACTGGACGACACTGTCTATCACCTGATTTCAGAAATTATTGTTACAGGGGATGAAAAGGATTCGGATAGTATTACGGTCTATATGGACGATGGATTCGAGGTCCGCGCATTCATCTCAACGTTCGCTGAAAAAATGGCTTATTATCCAGATGTAACAGCCCAATTGAATAGTTATGAAAAAGGTGTAATAGATATGGAAGTTGGAACGTTTTTCACTCCTTTTAGTAAGGTATACGGGTTAGTAGAGGAGGAGGAAGAGCCGATTGATGAAGAAGGTGAATGA